The following nucleotide sequence is from Malania oleifera isolate guangnan ecotype guangnan chromosome 4, ASM2987363v1, whole genome shotgun sequence.
GTCAGTCGACTGTGCCCAATAGGTCAGTCTCCTGTGCCTattctatttttatattttcaaacacagaagcaCCACAGTCGCCTAATGACTTAACATCAGTCGCCCGTCCTTTCttcaaaacttgtttttcaatatttttggttccaaacttaatttggactttgagaaaacaTTCTCCATGAATAAAAttaggtatctaggtccaatgacatatcctaagagtttcaatcaatcaatattgagttttgaagtacttacatgagactttcatatgattttcctatctacgttcctaagtcttcatgttgtgaagcttccaatatgtcttctTGACTTTAAGCATTGCTTCAACAAGGTTTATATCTCATATAACTTGAATTCTTCATGATTATCATGTCTCATAGCCTTAAGTGCCATTTGccattcaaactcttcaagcaCATCCACTTGAAGTCTTAAAATCACTTAAGTCCTAAAACGTAAGCTCAcaaagacatgttaagtaaccttgatttgttatcatcaaaacgagattaagccttttTAGGCCAACAATAATAAATGGGACTAAGTTAAGACATTAAGGTAAACGTATGgaccaagtgggagaatgttggaGTTTCAATTTTGAAACTCCCGAAGGTTATTATATACTTAATGTTGGAATTTCAGTTTTGAAACTCTTAAAGGTTACGGAAGTTTGTTTTTAAAACACCAAATGTTGTCCAACGTTGAAGGAGTCACCACCATGTTCCGCTGCGATTACCCATGATCTTCCTTCATTTGTGGCAACAAAACAACACGAAGCCGTTTTTGAGTTTGATAGGGCTCGGCTATTATATATAATGTTTTTGGTCCCTAGGCTCACTCACTTGCTTCCTTAAGATATACACCATCATAATTGAGTGAGGTTAGAGCTTGGAAGCACCAAATCACAGAAAGAAAAATAGATTACAAGTTTTCGTCAATGACGAGAGGTAAATCGTGATCCTTGGCTCTTGCTTTTTTTTTATACCGTTCTCGTAATGATGATTGGATTGGACCGATTTTAGACTTTCATTATACTGGATTTAGATAGCTTTGTTGTTTTGATTGCATATTGCCTCGTTGTTTTATATATTTAGACTTTTTTGTGTTGTatgtattttcttattttaatttacTTGTTTTACTCACTTTTGATGTATGTATTCTTACATGCTCTATGCATGTTTCTCTTTATCTTTCTCATGGATATACGCATGTTTATCTTTTTGTTACTTGTTTTCCATGCAATGTTTCTCTTTATCTTTCTCATGCATTGTGTATTTATCTTTTTGTTACTTGTTTTCCATGCAATGTTCATCACATGTCCATTATAAATCCTCATATAGATTTTGGGGTGAGGGGGGTTTTTGTCTTGTGTAAGACCTCCAAATATTAAGAAAGATAGTAatgaactaaaatgaaaaaatcttaatcaattaaaaatttgaaGGTAATCTTATACTAATTAGTATCATTCGTGGAACAGGTGTGTAGGGTACGCTAATACCTTCTttctgcataatcataatataaaACCTAACTCTAGTAATGCAAACCTCTAATGATTTCCTTGGCCTTCTATTTGAATTAGAAACATAATAATTAATAgtaattaagtaacctaaccacTCCTAGGTAAATAAAATATTAGTAATTTCTAAATTTATAGGCTCCATTCTCATTTCCTTGGCCTTCAATTTGACTTAGAGACATACTAAACAATAGTAACTAACCTAACTGCACCTAACTAGGTAAATAAAATATTAGTAGCAACCTATGAATTTCATAGGCCCCATTCTCACAGTAAACATTTTTCCTAGTGTAGCCCcacttacaatttttattttcaggATCACCATTCCCCTATGCTAAGACACTCTCTTGGACGTGTCGACAATTTAAAGTGTCAAGTCAAACTTAACCCTTTCAAACAAAGCTCGCAAAAGTAGTGAATGAAGGAAATAGAGGTGGGAAAAGGATGTGAGTAGGAACTCACTTTGCTTGGATACTTACTAATGAGATTTCTAGCTAATGGTGGAGATCGTTTGCATTACCTATACTAATAATTACACTTAATAAAAATTTCTCTAAGAAGACTTTGAAGACTAATAAATTGAGAGTGCTGGAATACAATTACGTGCTGAAATAATGTTCACATAATAATTCGTATAATGTCACACCACCCTGGAGTAGGCGAGTGTGACACAATAACTCAACATCATGTTATTTTTCACAAGTAAATTATTTATAGAATAGGAACCTTgaaattctaaaattttttacctgtatttatcatttgaaaagttttttaaaaaagtctctctctctctcaacaatATCTACTCCTGTTGGGGGGAAATCATTATAAAAGAATTGCAAATCACGTTCGTTAGAACATAGATTTAATCTACTCcaaatagaaaagaaagaaaataaagttCACATCGCATCGTCATGCAACATTCACCACTGCCTTCCATCATAGAAGCAGCATTGTCATGGCGGCTAGTCAAGGGTTTAGGACAGCCGCAAGGGCTTGGGACGACTGGCTGAGGGAGAGCTTGCATTTGactcatgagagagagagacagagagaccGAATAAACAGTTGGGCACCACGCCCTCCCCGGCTATAGCAAAGTATTGAGTTATTTTATAATAGAGGCACCCCAATTTCATTCCAACCTTTTTCATCAAGGGTTATTCGATAGGCAAAAACAAAACTGAAATGGAACAATTGCTTGGGTTTTTACATgtcacaaaaattatttttcatgccGTGGTTAACCACAAAATAAAGTACAAGTTTCAATTAAAAAACTATACCTGGTAAAagcattattatttatttctttatttattcatCTATTGTCTGTGAGTACATGTAAAAATGGGCTGCCTCTACAACTCTGGCCCCATGACATATTAGGCATGTGAAATTTTAGAACTTGAATTCAAACAGAATATATGTTAGCTGCgtcctatatatatataggaagatTGGATGGATGTCGTGAATGCAATCAAGAATCCATTGCTAAGGGGGTCCCGTACCCATTACGATGCGACTTCTGCCACCTCCATGCAATCTGCAGGCTCTCATGAAGGTCAGTGTAACGTGCTGTCCAGTTGAGTTCACGCAAGATCTTAGTTGGATCACTGTATACTTCTGCGTAGTCTCCAGGCCGTCGATCAAGAAAATCAACTTTGATCTTGGCCCCTGTTGCCTTCTTACAAGCttccacaaactccttcactgaTCTACCTGATAGCACAAACCCAAAAACTTCGTCAGAAATAATCTTTTATTTGCCTAAATTAAGTGATTATCTTCAATACACAATCCTAAAGTATCTGCATTAGTAATAGCCAATTCAATCTGTATTCAAATTACCTTTTCCGGTGCCTACATTGTAAATTCCAACTTTTCCAGGCTCTGCCTTCTGAAGAGCTTTCACATGAGCATCAACCAAGTCAGTAACATCAATATAATCCCGTACACAAGTACCGTCCGGTGTTTTATAATCTGATCCTTTAACCTGCATTGGCACCAAAAATTTAACCTCGGTGTTTGGCTAACTATACTAAAGAAAATGTTTAAATACTGGTGTGCAGTTAACCTAGAAATACATGATCTTAAAGTTTGGAAAGCAacttgaaatattttaaaacgtTAGTTAGACAGTAACACTGATAGGGCACAATCTGACAATTAACATAAAATGtttttggattaccaaattaTATAGTTGAACTACACTAATACATTTTCTCGAGATACTCTCTAATTGGCTGCCCAACAAAAATCGAAGTGGAAATTTTTCAGTGCCAGGTCCAAGTTTtgtaatttctcaatttttttgcTACTCTATTGCTCATTTTACAGAAAGCTATTGAATATATATGAAACAGGAAATTTAGGTGCTGTTTGGAATTGTTTCCATTCTGTTTATGTTGTCAGTTACCAAAGTCCATCGTTTCCTATTTATGcacatattttcaggaaaaaaaataaaataacatgacAACGTAAATTTAATATGTAATTAAAATTAAAcatgcataaattttttaaaaatatagaaaagctAATAAATGTGGTTCAAAAAATGCTTTTACCGTGTTTCAATTGTTATATGAAATAATGGAGCACTAAATgtgagtttaaaaatataatgatTACTCTATATTATCATTTTTCTAATTTGGattttttgcatttttcattGTTTTAATTGTTAGGTTTAAAAATATCCACCAATTGCTAGTCTTCAATATTTAATTTCTGCTTCTgtttttttagttttcattttagATGTTTACTTCCATAAATTTTGTCACCTAATAACTTTGCTCTTCGTGACTAAACTTAACCAAAGCCAACCACTCTTTTATATTTCAAGTGTTTATTGATTTTGATTAGCACATCACATTCGTACCAAAATTCAGCAAGCTGGTAGAAGCTataataaatttgaaaaagaaaggtGACAGGAAGGAAATTTTTGAAGGGCATCAAAATTAAGCATACCTTCAGCCCAGGAATAACACCAAGAGCTGCATCAAAGCAAGCACCTGATATCCGTCCATGCTCCCGCAGTTCAGGTCTGGGAGCTTCCCCTAATCTTCCTTCAGGATCTGACCCTATCACATTAAAGTACCTGTacatttttcacaaatatacaaTGGGTACAACTATCTGGACTGACCTAATGCTTTTTATCAGGAAACAAAAAAGGTGGTCAAAACACCCAGAGCTTTAAAGCCAATTGGAGCTCTATTcccaaaatgcaaaacatgatcTTGatttattttctaataaaaaCCCCCTTTGATTGATACAAACATCATGGCAGAAAATTTTCCAGCAAGTTAACGTGTCCATATGATAAAATCCCTTTCAAAGAGAGGTTTACTTAATAAAACATTTCCCTATAAATAAAacaagaatatatatttttgctgacATCCTTGATTGCAAGTAGTAAAGGTTGATCATTTGGGTATGCTTCCCCAATAGATCTAGTTTACTCTAGAATATAAAACTTGGCTGGAAGGAGTAAAAAGAGGGGGGAGAAACAGAATATAAATTATGAAGGATATTCCAGAAAATATTAAGCATAAAatcaaatgaaaaaaagaaataagCAGAAGAACATAGAAGAAATGGGATTGGCTAGGAGTAAAAAGAGGGGAGGGAAGAAACAGAACAAAAAATACGAAGGAAATTCCAGAAAAGATCAAGcataaaataaaatgaagaaaaagaataaGCAGAAAACATAGAAGAAATGGGGACTCATTGCACGATGGGATACCCATGCACCAACCTTAAGATCATGACAGCCATGTCTGAATTTTTAGAGAAATCCAGGATGATATCTTCTGCCATCTTCTTGGCTTTTCCATACGGGTTGATTGGGGCCTGCATTGATTCAATAACGGATATTCAACTGAGAACACATCAAAACAAGTTGCAGCGTGCAAATTCCATGCTGTCTTGCCTAATGCAAATAGAACTTTAATCTAAAAATAACCAATATCATTTTGAACATTTACTTGTGGAGTTTCTTCTGTAATGGGCATCTTTTCAGGCTCTCCGTATGTTGCGCATGTACTAGAATATATCAATGTCTTTACACCACGTGCTGCAATTGCCTCCAACACCACCAAGGTATTTGAAGTAATGTTGTGATAATACCTACACAGAATGGTTGACAATATAGGTTAACAATATGAAATAAAGAGCATATATTTCAATTATCCACTAAATGACTCATTTTGCACCATTCAAGTTTGTTAAGGAAAGATGTCAATTTTCTCGACCAATGATATGCATTCTGCAGGAAAAGACTAAAGTGGGTGTCGAGTTAAAAAACCTAATGACATCATTCTGTAAATATAGAGTTAAGGTTATTTAATATACATTTTACAAATGTAGGCTAATAAAATTGAAATCATTTACTTCTTCAGGTATTATGCAAATAATTCATTTTCCCTCGGTTATCCTATTTCAGAATTCTGGTTTCAATCAAAGTGTATATACTGCGTGCGAAGGTTAATGGAGGTGAAACATAATATGTTTTATGGGACCcttctgttttttgttttttgctggttattttatatatataaacatatatatgtgtgtgtgccaCTGTATgtataagtgtgtgtgtgtgtgtgtgtgtgtgtgtgtattcttGTTTGTTGCAGGGGAAGGGCTGGAAGAGAGAATGTGGTCGGTCGTAGAGGTAATAAAAATTTTGATGACAGTCATTACTCGAAAAAAAGAGTAATGCTTATACTGATAACTGACAAGCAAGGAAGTGTGTTTTTGGAAAtgagatttgaaaaaataattaaattctcaACAAATTGCGCCCAAACAAATTTGCTTttaatataaatctatcttcaactTTTTTAACAAGAGAAATGTTTtgagataaaagaaaaggaattaCAAACTAAGAGGACAAAAGATCCTCAAGAAAAAACATTTAACAAACAAACAAGAAAACAGAGAAAAAACCTGAAATAATTACATGAGAAAAACCCCTTTTGTTCGTTaggtttttcatctcaaaaactTCGAGGTGAAAAGAGGTCAGTTTAAGCTAGCAAACATTATAGTTAATAGAACACTTCAAGCTTGCTAGCTTACAGTGACTTTTTTCACCTTACTCCCCCCATCCAATCAAACTACTCTTGCCCCCTGGGGATCAGACAACCACAAGCCCGTCATATTTTTAAGAGCTCGATAGCCATTGTTGAAGTGGTTGCTTAAACATATATCAAAGTTATTGTTGCAAGGAGGTTCTGGGTtatagtcttgttgcctgcatttcTTTTGTAGTGGCTAAAGACAATCTTATGcactgtaatgggtgttattttgTTTCTCTCTCCAAGTACAATCAGGCTGCACAGCAGGGGGAATGTTAAACATTGTTGGCCCACTACCCACAActtaacaacttaagcttttaggtaaattgGTTGCTTAACACTGTCCATAAGTTGTTGAGCTTCAAGATCCTTCCCATTAATCTGCGTCAAAGGAAAGATAGGTAGGGAAAATGTCATCCCTTAATCTGATCACTCGCTGCTCTTTACCAATACCATCGTTCTCAAAAATAAGAACACCCTCTAAACCTTCAAGTGGAAACGCTGGTAGCCTAGCACGTTAGAAATATCACCAACCAAATCAAGGAAATCTAGAACAGAACCATTTTTCTCAGAAACTCATCCAATAATAAACCGTCATCACAAGCAAACTCACTGTCAAAATCACTCCCATTATCAGTCATTGCCCCATTTCTTTTTTACCTTTATACTACCCTCATTAATGTTCTCTCATGACCCCACCTTCAGAATGATTCAAGTTTCCTCAATGCTAAAATTACCATAAGTGATTCTTTCTAAAGTTTTACTTGCCAGCACATCAGAATTAATTCGAATATCATCAAGAGAGAACTCCTCATTTCAAGCAGCACCTACATAAACACCCAACAAGTAGATTGTTGGCCTGAGTCTACTAACAACCTTAGAAGGTTGCTGGTCTCCCATGATTGTTGGGCTCTGAGTCCACTTGAACCCCTAAAATGAGTTTTTAGAGTTCCTTTCAGAGAGAGAGCTGCCGCCTAAGAAGCAGGAATCAACTGGAACCACGAAAGCTACTCTTCCCTACCTGTGCTGCAGCAATATTGGCAGGTCACAATGACCGCCCTGTTCCCAGATTTAATTTTTAGTCCTGCCCATTAATCACCTTCCTTCCTTAAATGAGCCTCTGGGCCTTAAAAAGACTCCGCTGAACTTTTCCTCATTTAAAATATGAGCCTCGGTAAAAGGTGAAGCCCAAGACCAACCAAGACATCTTCTCCCAACTATGATGCTCCAACAAAACCTAACCCCCTCCCCTCTTCCTACCACTCCAACCCATTTATTCTAAGATTTCTTGCTTAGAATAAGCTTTGGCTTGCTTCCAAACGCTCTCTAGGACAAAGGGGGAAGCTAGTCTgtaaaaatatgaaagaaaataaataaaataatacccTGTTAGAATTGTACCCTATTTGGTCTCTGAGAAAATGATTGTCATAGAAATTTCCATTTACTAATCACTGCCATGAGCAACAACGAGCCAAAGCTAATTTAGACATGCAAATAAGGTGTTTTACAACAGAACTTAATATACAACTAAACCCTATCTTTATCAGAAACTAAACTCACTTGAGAGGATCAAGTGTGCTTTCCCCAACATAAGCAACAGCAGCAAAATGCATCACAGCATCAAATGCATTTTCGGAAAATATCTTGTTCACCTGAAACAAAAATTAAGGAAACATGCTCTGATATCCAGTTGTTGGGTGGAGATCAATCTCATGAGAATTATATGCTATGCAGGTTAACATAGGATACCGCTTTTGCATCACCCAAGTCGGCATAAATAAACTGTAGTCTTCCAGGGTCTGGAAATTGTTCTTGTAGAACCCTTACGGCACCAAGGTTTCCCCTAGAGAGATTATCCTGTTCAAAAGAAGAACAACTTTTCTATAGAAATCACTTTAAAAAGATTCCTCCAAAGCCCTAAGTAACCCATCTTAAAGAGTcagcaataaaaataaaacaaatttccACTCATTTTGAACATATACCACTATAGTCACACGATATGAGTCCTTGAGAAGTCGTAATGCAGCATGTGAACCAATATATCCAGCACCTCCCGTTACTAAAACATGAGTTACCTCAATTTCATGACGAGAAAACTGTgcattaaaaaattgaaaaaaaaaaaaccaatattaGAAATAGAGATGAAATAGGGCTCTGTTTGACTGCCAAAAAACCAGAAGGGAAACAACCGCAAATTCTTACAACCAATAATCATCATTTATGTTGCATTACAGCATTGCAAGAAATAGCCATAACGTACACTCTTCAAGACAAGAATTTAACTTGAGTACAATAACTAAATAACACGAAGATAATTTGGGATATTATTTCCATTGTTCACAATCATCCAATAATTGAAATTGTCATCACCAGTGGATGGGTGTGATTCAAAATAAAATGGGGTTTTGGTTCCAAATGGCCAAAATCTAGACACGATAGAATGATTACATGTTCATGCATGAACAGATTCACAAGGGACGTGTacatatgcatgcatgtgtgtgtttcATTAGGGAAAACTGCAGAAAGTTGTCCTTAAGAATCAACTGCCAACAAGATTATCACccaatataaacaaataaatcaaGTGTCCTTAACTCCTTCTGAAAACAAGAACATCAATGCAAGTGTCAAAAGGCAAACACGTGAAGACAAAAACAATCTAATTAAAAATAGAGATTTTTCCAGGTACAATTGGTGTATGTCATCTGCTTAATCATGGCAGCCAAGGAAACTCGTTCATTCTGCCCCCAAGCTTATCAAGCCCTTACAGTCCCCACCCCCAcccaccaaaaataaataaataaaatcagaACATATATTGTCCACCTTTTAAAAAAATCACTGCTTTCATGAGTACATATGATATCCTGATGTAAATGTTGTATTTCTATGTTAGTCTCAAACATAAATGAAACGTTGACTTGGCATAAAATATAGTCATTGTATAAATTCTAGTTTATTTCAAGGGGGTACAAAACTAAATAAAGATTTTACCGGGCTTGGACTAGTAAAAGTTGGGGACCGCTTGAGCATGATAATGCATAATGCTGTAAGAGTAGCAGccaaaataatttttcctaaaaaattgcTTTTCCTCTTCGGGTCAGTATAATCCATGCCTAGAAGAGCAAGAatagataattaaaaaaaattcagatATTTTGGAAGCACGAGCTAAAAATAAAGATCAAAATCAACAATACAATCTCAATATCATAAAATAACATGATTAAGGACTTATTCTGTTCATTTTATGATCAGCTCTTAGGATCATGCAATCCTACTTTGCCAAAACAATCCAGAACCTAGATTTGAAAATTGACAAAATCATAATAGACGCGTTAGGATCAATGGGAATGTGGTAGGATCATCAGATCTTATAATTAATTTACATTCTTTACTCTTTTCTAAATGGGTAAAAGTATATACTTGTTATTTTCCCCAACAACATGCACAAGAAACAGAGAATTTAGAGTGAATTTCTTTATTATTAGCACTTAGCAGCAAAATTTGAACTTGCTAGACAGTTTggattttattatttgttttttagaaaaaattatgTGTTCATGTTTGACATGGAACAGGCCACAGCAGCATTCCCAGATCAACATGATTGCAAGAACCATTCCCAAGCAGTTTTCAAGCGTTCCACAGCAAATTTCAACCAGCCATAAATTTTGATAATGGAAGAAGTACACGAGTACATGACCCACTAATATGCTCAAAATGCCTGGAGACCCCCCACAGCATGGTCAGTTCATCTATGAGACAAAGGTATGTTTCAGCCCCAAATTTGACCACTTTGAAATCTTACTGGCAGCTTTTgtcctttttgaaaattttcatttttgagtGATTTTTGTTCCCATAAAAACAGAGAATTTTATGATGCTTT
It contains:
- the LOC131152670 gene encoding UDP-arabinose 4-epimerase 1-like isoform X1 → MILYFRRQLEIFQMLAFNRSRIPSRSNRSQSFGGMDYTDPKRKSNFLGKIILAATLTALCIIMLKRSPTFTSPSPFSRHEIEVTHVLVTGGAGYIGSHAALRLLKDSYRVTIVDNLSRGNLGAVRVLQEQFPDPGRLQFIYADLGDAKAVNKIFSENAFDAVMHFAAVAYVGESTLDPLKYYHNITSNTLVVLEAIAARGVKTLIYSSTCATYGEPEKMPITEETPQAPINPYGKAKKMAEDIILDFSKNSDMAVMILRYFNVIGSDPEGRLGEAPRPELREHGRISGACFDAALGVIPGLKVKGSDYKTPDGTCVRDYIDVTDLVDAHVKALQKAEPGKVGIYNVGTGKGRSVKEFVEACKKATGAKIKVDFLDRRPGDYAEVYSDPTKILRELNWTARYTDLHESLQIAWRWQKSHRNGYGTPLAMDS
- the LOC131152670 gene encoding UDP-arabinose 4-epimerase 1-like isoform X2 translates to MLAFNRSRIPSRSNRSQSFGGMDYTDPKRKSNFLGKIILAATLTALCIIMLKRSPTFTSPSPFSRHEIEVTHVLVTGGAGYIGSHAALRLLKDSYRVTIVDNLSRGNLGAVRVLQEQFPDPGRLQFIYADLGDAKAVNKIFSENAFDAVMHFAAVAYVGESTLDPLKYYHNITSNTLVVLEAIAARGVKTLIYSSTCATYGEPEKMPITEETPQAPINPYGKAKKMAEDIILDFSKNSDMAVMILRYFNVIGSDPEGRLGEAPRPELREHGRISGACFDAALGVIPGLKVKGSDYKTPDGTCVRDYIDVTDLVDAHVKALQKAEPGKVGIYNVGTGKGRSVKEFVEACKKATGAKIKVDFLDRRPGDYAEVYSDPTKILRELNWTARYTDLHESLQIAWRWQKSHRNGYGTPLAMDS
- the LOC131152670 gene encoding probable UDP-arabinose 4-epimerase 1 isoform X3, which gives rise to MHFAAVAYVGESTLDPLKYYHNITSNTLVVLEAIAARGVKTLIYSSTCATYGEPEKMPITEETPQAPINPYGKAKKMAEDIILDFSKNSDMAVMILRYFNVIGSDPEGRLGEAPRPELREHGRISGACFDAALGVIPGLKVKGSDYKTPDGTCVRDYIDVTDLVDAHVKALQKAEPGKVGIYNVGTGKGRSVKEFVEACKKATGAKIKVDFLDRRPGDYAEVYSDPTKILRELNWTARYTDLHESLQIAWRWQKSHRNGYGTPLAMDS